The DNA window CTTTTCTTAAAAGTTTGCTGTTTTTTCACTCTTTTTTGAGAAAAAAGAGTTCTTAGAAAATGTTATTGAAATTTTACAACTTGTTTCAAATTTTACAGTTTTGCATCACTGAAAATGCGAGTTTATAAATAATCAAGGGAACTAAATGTTCCCTTGATAGATTCTCTTAAATATAATCAAACACTTTTAAAGTACTTTTATCGTCATCCCACTGGTAAATTCTGTCACCAATAAACCAAACAATGATTCCACCTAGTGGAGACATAAAATCCATTGTAGATAGTTCAGGAATTTCAATACTGTTTAGCAAGACTCCATCTTGAAAAACATCAGCGTAAAATTTTCTTGAATCATCTACTTTTCTCTCTTTTGAAGCACAAACTAAAAGTCTTCCATATTTATCTACATAAAGTGAATTTATCGATTTTTTATAAGTTTTAGTCTGATGAAGCTGTTTTCCATTAATACCGAGTTGTAGATTCTTATCCATCACACTTTGCTCTTCATCATTGTAACTAATTTTCATATATGTTTTTCTTATCGTTTCTAGTTGCTTACCATTAAAATCATAGCTGTAAACGGAGTAACGATCTTCACTATTTTCCGACATATAGATCTTATCTTTAGCAATTGTGTATTTAGTTATTGAATCAAAAAAACGAATATCATCTGGGTCAATTTTCGTAATATATTCTCTCAGTTTACATATTTCGTTAAAGCGAACATCCATTAGCACCAAATCATTTCCGATGTACATATCTTCTTTTTCTCTTTTGATTGTTGGTTTATACCCGATAACTTTATCATTTTTCACACCATTAATTGACTCACCAATCACTAAACCTGAGACTCCAATATATGGTCTTTTATCTATGAAGCTTCCGTCGATATTGAATCTTACTGTAGAAGCTGTCTGAATGTCTTGAACACTCAGTGTGTCACCAACTAGAAAGAAATCAAATCCAAAAGTGTATTCTCCAGGACCTTGGCCTTGTTTACCAAAACTCATCAAAAAATTACCCTTTGTATCATATTTTTTAATTAAAAATGAATTTGAATCGAATAGGAATAAATTTCCGAATCTATCAACAACAAGGTCTGAAACGCTTTTAATCACTCTTGTACTATCCTCACCAGCCTCATCATTATTTATCTCAAAAGCTTCTGTCAAAGTGTATTTCAGATTTGGATCTTTAACCTCATTCGTATTAGAAAAAATTTTTACACCATTTTCAATAGTAAAATTTTCACTACTTTTCTTAGAGCATGCAATCATCAAAATTGCAATACTAACTAAAACCAAAAATCTCATTTTCTCTCCTTAATCTTGTAGATTTTCATTTACTATTTTTGTGTAAAGCTCATCTGTCATACCTTCCTTGAGTTTATACTCTTTACCCTTTGAAAGATGAAATTGATAAACATCTTTGAAAGTTTCCTCTATCTGTCTTAACTTCAAACCATTACTCACAGCTTTCTCAATACTCACTCTACAATTACCTTCATATTCGTCAATATTTGGTGTATAGATAGGAAAACATGACCAAAGGTTGTCCTTTTCTATTATTTTCCATGGTAGAAACTTTATCTCATCATCACTATTAGCAATTTCTTTACACACCTTAATAAATTCAGCATATTTAATAGGATTTCCAGTAACATTGAAAACACCCATTTTATCTTCTTCTATTAAATGAACTATAAAATCAGACAGATCACGAACATCAATAAATTGAATATAATCATTTCCATCACCAGGACAGATCATTGCTCTTTCTTTATGACCTTCCACAATCCAACAATTAAATCTATCAAATTGATCGTGAGGGCCAACAATATAACCAGGACGAATTATTAGTGAATCGAATGGATAAGCATTTTTTACTTCCCCTTCACACTCAACTTTCAATGGACCGTAAGTGGAATAATCCAATTTAGTTCTATCAGCACCTTCTTTAAAATCGATAAAATCATAGTTTTCATCTAGACCAACTAATTTCTCATCCTTATACACTGAAATAGTCGAAATGAAAACATATTTTTTTGTACAATCCTTCAAAATTGAAGT is part of the Candidatus Delongbacteria bacterium genome and encodes:
- a CDS encoding NAD-dependent epimerase/dehydratase family protein, which encodes MNILVIGGTIFLGRYIVESLLSKGHNVTLFNRGKHNPGLYEGKVKIVHGDRENCDDLKKLVKENYDAVIDTCAYFPNSVIKSTSILKDCTKKYVFISTISVYKDEKLVGLDENYDFIDFKEGADRTKLDYSTYGPLKVECEGEVKNAYPFDSLIIRPGYIVGPHDQFDRFNCWIVEGHKERAMICPGDGNDYIQFIDVRDLSDFIVHLIEEDKMGVFNVTGNPIKYAEFIKVCKEIANSDDEIKFLPWKIIEKDNLWSCFPIYTPNIDEYEGNCRVSIEKAVSNGLKLRQIEETFKDVYQFHLSKGKEYKLKEGMTDELYTKIVNENLQD